In Syntrophorhabdaceae bacterium, the sequence TTGGGGTCACCTACGACCCCCCCCAATAGTAATGTATTGACAATGCGCACTCCAGCGGCCAAATTCGGTAGTAATACGCAATCAAATTTTGTAAGTTTCTCGGTAAAGCCGGCGGTTTACCGCCAGGCAACTCGGTCTGAACATGGATGGACAATACCGGGACAACTTTTCAGCCGGTATTTTTCCGGGCTGCGCATTCTGAATCTGTTGGCAGGAATAAAAATAGAGGCCGGCGATTTCTGACATTTATAAGAAGCAGGATAATCAAAGGGAAAACAAACACTTTCTTTAAGGCCTTTTGAAAAGGGTGGGTCGCTATCTGGAATAGAACGTAAAGGACACCTTGCCCGGCGGACCGACGCCCTCGTTGGCTCCGGTGGTGCACTTTGAAGTGGAATCTGCCGAGAATCTCCGCTATTGATCTGCTCCGGAACCTCGCTGAGGCTTTTGGGTTGACCAGGGGGTTATCTTTTTCAGGGTTTTGGCGAGCACTCGTTCCGCAACCTCTGTGTCATGCGCGGCCTGGGCACGTAGCCAGTAGCCATTAGAAAGACCTAAGAAGCGGCACAATCGCAGATCAGTATCGGCCGTGATAGAGCGTTTCCCGGACACGATTTCGCTGATTCGCTGGGCAGGAACCCCTATTTCTTTAGCCAAACGGTACTGGCTAAGAGACATCGGTTTCAAAAACTCCTCCAGAAGAAGTTCCCCGGGGGTTATTGGGTCAAGTTTCGTCATACTGCGCTCCTTAATGATAATCAACTATTTCGACACTCTCTGCGCCAGCCTCGGTCCAACGAAAACAGACTCTCCACTGATCATTGATCCGAATGCTGTATTGCCCCTGCCTGTTACCCTTGAGTGCTTCAAGGTGGTTTCCCGGCGGCACTCTCAAATCGTCAAGTCTCCCGGCAATTTCTATTTGCCTGAGCTTGCGTCTGGCTGCTTTCGCTATCGCTCCAAATCGTCTGACAGCATACCCTTTTGAAAGCTTTTCCGTTTCTTCGCATCTAAATGATTTGATCACGGTATATAATAACGCCACTCGTGATTATCGTCAAGAGACAACAAAATAAAGGTAGAGGCCGTTTAAACAGGGAGGAGGACTGCAGGATGTCCCTCGGCTGGCCTCAGCGGGTGTCGTGAGCAACAGGAACCTCATCTCTGGACGGCCTTCCTGAGCACCTCTTCCACCCACTGGTTGAGGTTCCTGCCTCCGCCACTCAAGCGGGTCATGCCACCTTTTGTTGCTATTTCAGGATATCTGTAATAGTCTCAGAAGGTAGACGGACCATGTCCTCAGGAACGCAAGACGCCTTTCGCGCGGAGAAGGAGGGACTATGAAGATGTTCTTTGTGGGTTATGACGATTACTTCGATGAGCCGATCACGGAGGCCTTCGCG encodes:
- a CDS encoding HigA family addiction module antitoxin translates to MTKLDPITPGELLLEEFLKPMSLSQYRLAKEIGVPAQRISEIVSGKRSITADTDLRLCRFLGLSNGYWLRAQAAHDTEVAERVLAKTLKKITPWSTQKPQRGSGADQ
- a CDS encoding type II toxin-antitoxin system RelE/ParE family toxin, which gives rise to MIKSFRCEETEKLSKGYAVRRFGAIAKAARRKLRQIEIAGRLDDLRVPPGNHLEALKGNRQGQYSIRINDQWRVCFRWTEAGAESVEIVDYH